In Populus alba chromosome 1, ASM523922v2, whole genome shotgun sequence, a single window of DNA contains:
- the LOC118036902 gene encoding paired amphipathic helix protein Sin3-like 2 isoform X1: MKRMRDDIFSASASAPAPAPAPAPAPASQFKRPLTSTRGESYGQTQIPGGGGGGGSGNSQKLTTTDALQYLKEVKDMFQDQKEKYDMFLEVMKDFKAQRTDTSGVIVRVKELFKGHNNLIFGFNTFLPKGYEITLDEDEAAPPKKTVEFNQAINFVNKIKKRFQNDERVYKSFLDILNMYRKEHKDINEVYSEVSALFEDHHDLLDEFARFLPDTSATPMTHTVPYARNSNQHYNERNSTAPSARQTQIDKQRRRDKVSSSHAERDLSVDRPEMEDDKGMVKVHKEQRKRADKENWDRRIRDQDDREPEHDSSRDFSLQPFLEKRNSSQKVEGFGNSNFGCYDDKDNIKSIYNQEFVFFEKVKEKLGNGDDYQAFLKCLNIYNQGIIKKNELQNLVTDLLGKYPDLMEEFIDHLECHGHIDGFLAGVTSKKSLGNDGQASRSMKLEDKEKEQKQIDVAKEKERCREKYMAKSIQELDLSNCERCTPSYRFLPDDYPISSASQRSELGAQVLNDHWVSVTSGSEDYSFKHMRRNQFEESLFRCEDDRFELDMLLESVSSTTKRAEELFNGINENKVETLIHIEDHFTALNLRCIERLYGDHGLDVMEILRKNPSLALPVILTRLKQKQEEWTRCRTDFNKVWAEIYVKNHYKSLDHRSFYFKQQDSKNLSTKSLVAEIKELKEKQQREDGVLLAFATGKRQPLVPNLKYNYPDKKIHEDLYKLVQYSCKEVCSTKEQLNKVIRLWTNFVEPMLGIVSHPDGSESCEGEGKPKHPLMNCTSSSIAEKDGSPNVVPAISTFKQAKSPSNGDENMLQELGNLCKLSLKSSDKLAKEDSLCELDHVGKEDGALNVLRPEREQKDKVVTDRVSGFNIQGVADTKTSFMIGSECGHERNSAGEIAGSGSTVSVPGGDAIDRQLNAGIDAGPSSEGGIVVKSVLPANEGVRDGAKNDRCHEESTGPSKIEKEEGELSPNGDFEEDNFNAYGDTGLQAIAMGKNSVGCMRHGSGNDEDLHTQVIVEGHDADDEDSGNVSEARDAASSSESAGDECSREELEDDEVERDDAKAESEGEAEGMVDTQYNGGDAPFPEHSLMSVKPLAKHVPTDLINEKRRDSWVFYGNDDFYVLFRLHQILYDRILSARVNSSGAEIKWRTPKDASSPDPYARFMSALYSLLDGSADNAKFEDECRAIIGNQSYVLFTLDKLIYKLVKQLQTVATDEMASKLLQLYEYEISRKSESFNDLVYHDNMRFFLHEENIYRLEFSSAPSVLSTQLMDNATEKSEVLAVCMDPTFSAYLHNDYLSVYPIKMESHDITLLRNKRKYAGLDEFSALSMAMEGVKMFNGLECKVACNSCKISYVLDTEDFFFRTRRKRRNSPQGRSLYHDKVQARVQRFRRFLSA; this comes from the exons ATGAAGAGAATGAGAGATGATATTTTCTCAGCCTCAGCCTCAGCCCCAGCCCCAGCACCAGCCCCAGCCCCTGCCCCGGCCTCTCAATTTAAACGGCCCTTAACTTCGACACGTGGAGAATC CTATGGGCAAACACAAATCCCTGGCGGCGGTGGTGGCGGAGGTAGTGGTAATTCGCAGAAACTAACTACCACCGACGCCTTACAATATCTAAAGGAAGTAAAAGACATGTTTCAAGACCAGAAGGAAAAATATGACATGTTCCTCGAAGTCATGAAAGATTTCAAGGCTCAAAG AACTGACACTTCCGGTGTCATTGTAAGAGTAAAGGAGTTATTCAAAGGTCATAATAACTTGATCTTTGGATTCAACACCTTCTTGCCTAAGGGATATGAAATAACCCTAGATGAGGATGAGGCAGCTCCGCCAAAGAAAACTGTTGAATTTAACCAAGCTATCAATTTTGTAAACAAAATAAAG AAACGTTTCCAAAATGATGAACGTGTTTATAAATCATTTCTAGACATTTTGAATATGTACCGGAAGGAACACAAGGACATAAATGAGGTCTACAGTGAG GTTTCAGCTCTTTTTGAGGACCAtcatgatttgcttgatgagtttgCTAGATTTTTGCCAGATACTTCAGCAACACCCATGACACATACTGTTCCATATGCTCGGAATTCCAACCAGCATTACAATGAACGGAATTCTACGGCACCCTCCGCACGACAAACACAAATAGACAAG CAGCGTCGGCGTGACAAAGTTTCTTCTTCCCATGCTGAGCGTGACCTTAGTGTTGATCGACCAGAGATGGAAGATGACAAAGGAATGGTGAAAGTGCACAAGGAGCAGAGAAAGCGTGCTGACAAGGAGAATTGGGATAGGAGAATTCGTGATCAGGATGACAGGGAGCCTGAGCATGATAGCAGTAGAGACTTCAGCTTGCAACCTTTTCTTGAGAAAAGGAATTCTTCCCAGAAGGTGGAAGGTTTTGGAAATTCTAACTTTGGTTGTTATGATGACAAAGATAACATAAAGA GCATCTACAACcaagaatttgttttctttgagaAAGTCAAGGAGAAGTTGGGAAATGGAGATGATTATCAAGCATTCTTGAAGTGCCTTAACATTTATAACCAAGGGATTATTAAAAAGAACGAGTTACAAAATTTG GTGACTGATTTACTTGGAAAGTATCCTGATCTTATGGAAGAGTTCATTGATCATCTGGAGTGTCATGGGCATATTG ATGGGTTCCTTGCTGGTGTTACGAGCAAAA AATCCCTGGGTAATGATGGACAAGCATCCAGATCTATGAAACTAGAGGACAAGGAAAAGGAGCAGAAGCAAATAGACGTAgctaaagaaaaggaaagatgcAGGGAGAAGTATATGGCTAAATCCATTCAGGAGCTTGACCTTTCTAACTGTGAACGTTGTACTCCTAGTTATCGGTTTCTACCAGATGAT TATCCCATATCTTCAGCAAGCCAGAGATCGGAGCTTGGTGCTCAAGTGTTGAATGATCACTGGGTCTCTGTAACATCAGGAAGTGAGGACTACTCTTTTAAACATATGCGTAGAAATCAGTTTGAAGAAAGTCTGTTTAGATGTGAAGACGATAg atttgagctGGACATGTTGTTGGAATCTGTGAGCTCCACTACCAAGCGTGCAGAAGAATTGTTTAATGGCATAAACGAAAATAAAGTAGAAACCTTAATCCATATTGAAGACCACTTTACCG CTCTAAACTTAAGGTGTATAGAGCGGTTATATGGTGACCATGGTCTTGATGTGATGGAAATATTGCGGAAAAACCCAAGTCTTGCATTGCCTGTTATTTTAACTCGTCTGAAGCAGAAACAAGAGGAGTGGACTAGGTGTCGTACTGATTTTAACAAGGTTTGGGCTGAAATTTATGTGAAAAACCATTACAAATCACTAGATCATCGCAGCTTCTACTTCAAGCAACAAGATTCAAAGAACTTGAGCACAAAAT CATTGGTGGCTGAGATCAAGGAGCTGAAAGAAAAACAGCAGAGAGAGGATGGTGTTCTTCTTGCTTTCGCCACTGGAAAAAGACAACCCTTGGTTCcgaatttgaaatataattacccagataaaaaaattcatgaagacTTGTATAAACTTGTCCAATATTCCTGTAAAGAGGTTTGCTCAACCAAAGAACAATTAAATAAAGTTATAAGACTTTGGACTAACTTCGTGGAACCAATGCTGGGTATTGTTTCTCATCCTGATGGCTCGGAGAGTTGTGAAGGTGAAGGGAAACCAAAGCATCCTCTCATGAATTGCACTTCATCAAGCATAGCAGAAAAGGATGGAAGTCCTAATGTTGTTCCTGCGATATCAACTTTTAAGCAAGCAAAATCACCTAGCAATGGAGATGAAAACATGTTGCAAGAACTAGGAAACCTTTGCAAGCTCAGTTTGAAAAGTTCAGATAAATTAGCTAAGGAAGATAGCTTATGTGAACTTGATCATGTTGGTAAGGAAGATGGAGCGCTTAATGTGCTTAGGCCAGAAAGAGAGCAGAAAGATAAAGTTGTAACTGACAGAGTATCTGGATTTAACATACAAGGAGTAGCAGATACCAAAACATCATTTATGATAGGATCAGAATGTGGTCATGAAAGGAACAGTGCTGGGGAGATAGCAG GTTCAGGTTCAACTGTGTCTGTGCCAGGTGGTGATGCTATTGACCGCCAACTCAATGCTGGTATTGATGCTGGACCTTCTTCAGAG GGTGGGATTGTTGTAAAATCAGTTTTACCTGCAAATGAAGGAGTAAGGGATGGTGCTAAAAATGATAGATGTCATGAAGAATCCACTGGACCATCCAAAATTGAGAAGGAAGAAGGCGAGTTGTCCCCTAATGGTGATTTTGAAGAGGATAATTTCAATGCCTATGGAGATACTGGCTTGCAGGCTATTGCCATGGGAAAGAATAGTGTTGGATGCATGCGGCATGGATCTGGAAATGATGAGGACTTACACACTCAGGTTATCGTAGAAGGACATGATGCTGATGATGAGGATAGTGGAAATGTTTCTGAGGCTCGTGATGCTGCATCAAGCAGCGAGTCTGCTGGTGATGAGTGCTCCCGGGAAGAGCTTGAGGATGATGAAGTAGAACGTGATGATGCGAAAGCTGAGAGTGAAGGTGAAGCTGAGGGGATGGTTGATACACAGTATAATGGAGGAGATGCACCATTCCCAGAACACTCTCTCATGTCTGTTAAGCCCCTTGCAAAGCATGTTCCAACAGATTTAATTAACGAGAAAAGGAGAGATTCCTGGGTTTTCTATGGAAATGATGATTTTTATGTGCTTTTCAGGCTTCATCAG ATCCTCTATGACCGTATTTTATCAGCAAGAGTGAATTCATCTGGTGCTGAAATCAAATGGAGAACTCCCAAGGATGCTAGTTCTCCAGATCCTTATGCCAG ATTTATGAGTGCACTATACAGTTTACTAGATGGATCTGCTGATAATGCGAAGTTTGAGGATGAGTGCAGAGCTATTATTGGAAATCAGTCATATGTGTTATTCACACTGGAcaagttaatatataaattagtcAAACAG CTCCAAACTGTTGCAACTGATGAGATGGCTAGTAAGCTTCTTCAATTGTATGAATACGAAATATCCCGGAAATCTGAGAGCTTCAATGATTTGGTGTATCATGACAACATGCGGTTTTTCCTTCATGAGGAGAACATATATCGGTTGGAATTT TCATCTGCTCCATCTGTGTTATCCACCCAGCTGATGGACAACGCAACTGAGAAATCTGAAGTGTTGGCAGTTTGCATGGATCCAACTTTTTCTGCATATTTGCATAATGATTATCTCTCTGTCTATCCTATAAAAATGGAGTCGCATGACATTACACTGCTGAG AAACAAGCGGAAATATGCTGGCCTAGATGAATTTTCTGCCTTAAGTATGGCCATGGAAGGTGTTAAGATGTTCAATGGTTTGGAGTGTAAGGTTGCCTGCAATTCATGCAAG
- the LOC118036902 gene encoding paired amphipathic helix protein Sin3-like 2 isoform X3 produces the protein MKRMRDDIFSASASAPAPAPAPAPAPASQFKRPLTSTRGESYGQTQIPGGGGGGGSGNSQKLTTTDALQYLKEVKDMFQDQKEKYDMFLEVMKDFKAQRTDTSGVIVRVKELFKGHNNLIFGFNTFLPKGYEITLDEDEAAPPKKTVEFNQAINFVNKIKKRFQNDERVYKSFLDILNMYRKEHKDINEVYSEVSALFEDHHDLLDEFARFLPDTSATPMTHTVPYARNSNQHYNERNSTAPSARQTQIDKQRRRDKVSSSHAERDLSVDRPEMEDDKGMVKVHKEQRKRADKENWDRRIRDQDDREPEHDSSRDFSLQPFLEKRNSSQKVEGFGNSNFGCYDDKDNIKSIYNQEFVFFEKVKEKLGNGDDYQAFLKCLNIYNQGIIKKNELQNLVTDLLGKYPDLMEEFIDHLECHGHIDGFLAGVTSKKSLGNDGQASRSMKLEDKEKEQKQIDVAKEKERCREKYMAKSIQELDLSNCERCTPSYRFLPDDYPISSASQRSELGAQVLNDHWVSVTSGSEDYSFKHMRRNQFEESLFRCEDDRFELDMLLESVSSTTKRAEELFNGINENKVETLIHIEDHFTALNLRCIERLYGDHGLDVMEILRKNPSLALPVILTRLKQKQEEWTRCRTDFNKVWAEIYVKNHYKSLDHRSFYFKQQDSKNLSTKSLVAEIKELKEKQQREDGVLLAFATGKRQPLVPNLKYNYPDKKIHEDLYKLVQYSCKEVCSTKEQLNKVIRLWTNFVEPMLGIVSHPDGSESCEGEGKPKHPLMNCTSSSIAEKDGSPNVVPAISTFKQAKSPSNGDENMLQELGNLCKLSLKSSDKLAKEDSLCELDHVGKEDGALNVLRPEREQKDKVVTDRVSGFNIQGVADTKTSFMIGSECGHERNSAGEIAGSTVSVPGGDAIDRQLNAGIDAGPSSEGGIVVKSVLPANEGVRDGAKNDRCHEESTGPSKIEKEEGELSPNGDFEEDNFNAYGDTGLQAIAMGKNSVGCMRHGSGNDEDLHTQVIVEGHDADDEDSGNVSEARDAASSSESAGDECSREELEDDEVERDDAKAESEGEAEGMVDTQYNGGDAPFPEHSLMSVKPLAKHVPTDLINEKRRDSWVFYGNDDFYVLFRLHQILYDRILSARVNSSGAEIKWRTPKDASSPDPYARFMSALYSLLDGSADNAKFEDECRAIIGNQSYVLFTLDKLIYKLVKQLQTVATDEMASKLLQLYEYEISRKSESFNDLVYHDNMRFFLHEENIYRLEFSSAPSVLSTQLMDNATEKSEVLAVCMDPTFSAYLHNDYLSVYPIKMESHDITLLRNKRKYAGLDEFSALSMAMEGVKMFNGLECKVACNSCKISYVLDTEDFFFRTRRKRRNSPQGRSLYHDKVQARVQRFRRFLSA, from the exons ATGAAGAGAATGAGAGATGATATTTTCTCAGCCTCAGCCTCAGCCCCAGCCCCAGCACCAGCCCCAGCCCCTGCCCCGGCCTCTCAATTTAAACGGCCCTTAACTTCGACACGTGGAGAATC CTATGGGCAAACACAAATCCCTGGCGGCGGTGGTGGCGGAGGTAGTGGTAATTCGCAGAAACTAACTACCACCGACGCCTTACAATATCTAAAGGAAGTAAAAGACATGTTTCAAGACCAGAAGGAAAAATATGACATGTTCCTCGAAGTCATGAAAGATTTCAAGGCTCAAAG AACTGACACTTCCGGTGTCATTGTAAGAGTAAAGGAGTTATTCAAAGGTCATAATAACTTGATCTTTGGATTCAACACCTTCTTGCCTAAGGGATATGAAATAACCCTAGATGAGGATGAGGCAGCTCCGCCAAAGAAAACTGTTGAATTTAACCAAGCTATCAATTTTGTAAACAAAATAAAG AAACGTTTCCAAAATGATGAACGTGTTTATAAATCATTTCTAGACATTTTGAATATGTACCGGAAGGAACACAAGGACATAAATGAGGTCTACAGTGAG GTTTCAGCTCTTTTTGAGGACCAtcatgatttgcttgatgagtttgCTAGATTTTTGCCAGATACTTCAGCAACACCCATGACACATACTGTTCCATATGCTCGGAATTCCAACCAGCATTACAATGAACGGAATTCTACGGCACCCTCCGCACGACAAACACAAATAGACAAG CAGCGTCGGCGTGACAAAGTTTCTTCTTCCCATGCTGAGCGTGACCTTAGTGTTGATCGACCAGAGATGGAAGATGACAAAGGAATGGTGAAAGTGCACAAGGAGCAGAGAAAGCGTGCTGACAAGGAGAATTGGGATAGGAGAATTCGTGATCAGGATGACAGGGAGCCTGAGCATGATAGCAGTAGAGACTTCAGCTTGCAACCTTTTCTTGAGAAAAGGAATTCTTCCCAGAAGGTGGAAGGTTTTGGAAATTCTAACTTTGGTTGTTATGATGACAAAGATAACATAAAGA GCATCTACAACcaagaatttgttttctttgagaAAGTCAAGGAGAAGTTGGGAAATGGAGATGATTATCAAGCATTCTTGAAGTGCCTTAACATTTATAACCAAGGGATTATTAAAAAGAACGAGTTACAAAATTTG GTGACTGATTTACTTGGAAAGTATCCTGATCTTATGGAAGAGTTCATTGATCATCTGGAGTGTCATGGGCATATTG ATGGGTTCCTTGCTGGTGTTACGAGCAAAA AATCCCTGGGTAATGATGGACAAGCATCCAGATCTATGAAACTAGAGGACAAGGAAAAGGAGCAGAAGCAAATAGACGTAgctaaagaaaaggaaagatgcAGGGAGAAGTATATGGCTAAATCCATTCAGGAGCTTGACCTTTCTAACTGTGAACGTTGTACTCCTAGTTATCGGTTTCTACCAGATGAT TATCCCATATCTTCAGCAAGCCAGAGATCGGAGCTTGGTGCTCAAGTGTTGAATGATCACTGGGTCTCTGTAACATCAGGAAGTGAGGACTACTCTTTTAAACATATGCGTAGAAATCAGTTTGAAGAAAGTCTGTTTAGATGTGAAGACGATAg atttgagctGGACATGTTGTTGGAATCTGTGAGCTCCACTACCAAGCGTGCAGAAGAATTGTTTAATGGCATAAACGAAAATAAAGTAGAAACCTTAATCCATATTGAAGACCACTTTACCG CTCTAAACTTAAGGTGTATAGAGCGGTTATATGGTGACCATGGTCTTGATGTGATGGAAATATTGCGGAAAAACCCAAGTCTTGCATTGCCTGTTATTTTAACTCGTCTGAAGCAGAAACAAGAGGAGTGGACTAGGTGTCGTACTGATTTTAACAAGGTTTGGGCTGAAATTTATGTGAAAAACCATTACAAATCACTAGATCATCGCAGCTTCTACTTCAAGCAACAAGATTCAAAGAACTTGAGCACAAAAT CATTGGTGGCTGAGATCAAGGAGCTGAAAGAAAAACAGCAGAGAGAGGATGGTGTTCTTCTTGCTTTCGCCACTGGAAAAAGACAACCCTTGGTTCcgaatttgaaatataattacccagataaaaaaattcatgaagacTTGTATAAACTTGTCCAATATTCCTGTAAAGAGGTTTGCTCAACCAAAGAACAATTAAATAAAGTTATAAGACTTTGGACTAACTTCGTGGAACCAATGCTGGGTATTGTTTCTCATCCTGATGGCTCGGAGAGTTGTGAAGGTGAAGGGAAACCAAAGCATCCTCTCATGAATTGCACTTCATCAAGCATAGCAGAAAAGGATGGAAGTCCTAATGTTGTTCCTGCGATATCAACTTTTAAGCAAGCAAAATCACCTAGCAATGGAGATGAAAACATGTTGCAAGAACTAGGAAACCTTTGCAAGCTCAGTTTGAAAAGTTCAGATAAATTAGCTAAGGAAGATAGCTTATGTGAACTTGATCATGTTGGTAAGGAAGATGGAGCGCTTAATGTGCTTAGGCCAGAAAGAGAGCAGAAAGATAAAGTTGTAACTGACAGAGTATCTGGATTTAACATACAAGGAGTAGCAGATACCAAAACATCATTTATGATAGGATCAGAATGTGGTCATGAAAGGAACAGTGCTGGGGAGATAGCAG GTTCAACTGTGTCTGTGCCAGGTGGTGATGCTATTGACCGCCAACTCAATGCTGGTATTGATGCTGGACCTTCTTCAGAG GGTGGGATTGTTGTAAAATCAGTTTTACCTGCAAATGAAGGAGTAAGGGATGGTGCTAAAAATGATAGATGTCATGAAGAATCCACTGGACCATCCAAAATTGAGAAGGAAGAAGGCGAGTTGTCCCCTAATGGTGATTTTGAAGAGGATAATTTCAATGCCTATGGAGATACTGGCTTGCAGGCTATTGCCATGGGAAAGAATAGTGTTGGATGCATGCGGCATGGATCTGGAAATGATGAGGACTTACACACTCAGGTTATCGTAGAAGGACATGATGCTGATGATGAGGATAGTGGAAATGTTTCTGAGGCTCGTGATGCTGCATCAAGCAGCGAGTCTGCTGGTGATGAGTGCTCCCGGGAAGAGCTTGAGGATGATGAAGTAGAACGTGATGATGCGAAAGCTGAGAGTGAAGGTGAAGCTGAGGGGATGGTTGATACACAGTATAATGGAGGAGATGCACCATTCCCAGAACACTCTCTCATGTCTGTTAAGCCCCTTGCAAAGCATGTTCCAACAGATTTAATTAACGAGAAAAGGAGAGATTCCTGGGTTTTCTATGGAAATGATGATTTTTATGTGCTTTTCAGGCTTCATCAG ATCCTCTATGACCGTATTTTATCAGCAAGAGTGAATTCATCTGGTGCTGAAATCAAATGGAGAACTCCCAAGGATGCTAGTTCTCCAGATCCTTATGCCAG ATTTATGAGTGCACTATACAGTTTACTAGATGGATCTGCTGATAATGCGAAGTTTGAGGATGAGTGCAGAGCTATTATTGGAAATCAGTCATATGTGTTATTCACACTGGAcaagttaatatataaattagtcAAACAG CTCCAAACTGTTGCAACTGATGAGATGGCTAGTAAGCTTCTTCAATTGTATGAATACGAAATATCCCGGAAATCTGAGAGCTTCAATGATTTGGTGTATCATGACAACATGCGGTTTTTCCTTCATGAGGAGAACATATATCGGTTGGAATTT TCATCTGCTCCATCTGTGTTATCCACCCAGCTGATGGACAACGCAACTGAGAAATCTGAAGTGTTGGCAGTTTGCATGGATCCAACTTTTTCTGCATATTTGCATAATGATTATCTCTCTGTCTATCCTATAAAAATGGAGTCGCATGACATTACACTGCTGAG AAACAAGCGGAAATATGCTGGCCTAGATGAATTTTCTGCCTTAAGTATGGCCATGGAAGGTGTTAAGATGTTCAATGGTTTGGAGTGTAAGGTTGCCTGCAATTCATGCAAG